Proteins found in one Mycobacterium branderi genomic segment:
- a CDS encoding cytochrome P450, with protein MDQGERYDPRLSEWVQALKSEAHPQRHYHDKARDVRAERAPDGVVWLYRHDDILAINRHPAVLGTGGRGGSFGNDNPLIPLEIDGEDHKKWRRLLDPLFAPKRVALLEDSVRQLARELIDGFLPRGEAELYNDFCVPLPCLTFLRLVGAPVADLDFFIEFKDGVIHPAGETMEETQANMVVAATKIYEYFVGFLAEKRKTAQHEDDVIATLIKSEVDGEPMPDLTLVNILFLLMFAGLDTVTSSMSCAFAWLGQHPAERDRLVSDRSLVPAAVEEIMRYESPVPAGFRYAVEDIDLGDGLVIKAGEAIHASWAAANVDPTFYEDPLTVDFDRGRKDHMVFASGTHRCLGSHLARLEMRLALEELLDRIPNYTVGDEDSLVYDNVAVRMVKRLPITFPVPAVAGS; from the coding sequence ATGGATCAAGGCGAGCGGTACGACCCGCGGCTGTCGGAGTGGGTGCAAGCTCTCAAAAGCGAGGCGCATCCGCAACGCCACTACCACGACAAGGCGCGAGACGTCCGTGCCGAGCGGGCGCCCGATGGCGTGGTGTGGCTGTATCGGCACGACGACATCTTGGCGATCAATCGTCACCCCGCGGTGCTCGGCACCGGCGGTCGGGGCGGCAGCTTCGGCAATGACAATCCGCTGATCCCGCTGGAGATCGACGGTGAAGACCACAAGAAATGGCGCCGTCTGCTCGACCCCTTGTTCGCACCGAAACGGGTTGCTTTACTTGAGGATTCGGTCCGCCAATTGGCGAGGGAGCTGATCGACGGTTTCCTGCCCCGCGGTGAGGCGGAACTCTATAACGATTTCTGTGTGCCGCTGCCGTGTTTGACCTTTCTTCGTCTCGTCGGCGCGCCGGTCGCCGACTTGGACTTCTTCATCGAGTTCAAAGACGGCGTCATCCATCCCGCGGGCGAGACGATGGAAGAGACGCAGGCCAATATGGTGGTGGCGGCCACCAAGATCTACGAGTACTTCGTCGGTTTCCTCGCTGAAAAGCGCAAGACCGCCCAGCACGAAGACGACGTCATTGCGACCCTCATCAAATCCGAGGTCGACGGTGAGCCGATGCCGGATCTGACACTGGTCAACATCCTGTTCTTGCTGATGTTCGCCGGCCTGGACACGGTGACGTCGTCGATGTCATGCGCGTTCGCGTGGCTGGGCCAACATCCCGCCGAACGCGACCGCCTGGTGAGCGATCGGTCACTGGTCCCGGCGGCGGTCGAAGAAATCATGCGTTATGAGTCGCCGGTCCCGGCCGGCTTCCGGTACGCCGTCGAGGACATCGACCTCGGGGACGGCCTGGTGATCAAGGCCGGCGAAGCGATTCACGCGAGCTGGGCGGCGGCCAATGTCGACCCCACTTTCTACGAGGATCCGCTGACGGTGGATTTCGACCGCGGCCGCAAAGATCACATGGTGTTCGCCAGTGGCACGCACCGCTGCCTCGGGTCGCACCTGGCACGGCTGGAAATGCGGCTCGCTTTGGAGGAGCTGCTCGACCGAATCCCGAATTACACTGTGGGCGACGAGGACTCGCTGGTCTACGACAACGTTGCCGTGCGGATGGTGAAGCGGCTGCCGATCACCTTCCCGGTGCCCGCGGTCGCCGGCAGTTGA
- a CDS encoding cytochrome P450: MAQSTRYDPRISGLSQRVKTMAQPQTVYHDKAGQVRAEYLDGALHLYRHHDILQINRHPAVLGNGGRGGSFGHDARLIPLEIDGEDHRKWRRLLDPMFAPKQVARLESQVRQLARDLIDDFAPAGKAELYRDFCTPLPCMTFLRLVGAPVEDMDFFLEFKEGVVHPKGETTAEIDANMAAAGGKLMEYFVGFLAEKRKHADEHDDVIANLMKSEIDGQPLAEFDLVNILFLLMFAGLDTVTSSMSCIFAWLGQHPRERRRLAGDMSLIPAAVEELLRYESPVPSGMRYPEEDIDLGDGLVVPAGVEVNAFWAAANVDPTFYDDPLTVKLDRGRKDHMVFASGTHRCLGSHLARLELRLAVEELLKRIPDYAIDEGALSYDNCAVRAVENLWIAFPASSARSS, from the coding sequence ATGGCGCAATCGACCCGATACGACCCGCGGATCTCGGGCCTGTCGCAGCGCGTCAAGACCATGGCACAGCCGCAAACCGTGTATCACGACAAGGCCGGACAAGTGCGGGCGGAATACCTCGACGGCGCGCTTCACCTGTACCGCCACCACGACATCCTGCAGATCAACCGGCATCCCGCCGTGCTCGGAAACGGGGGCAGGGGTGGAAGCTTCGGCCACGACGCGCGGTTGATTCCGCTGGAGATCGACGGCGAGGACCACAGAAAGTGGCGGCGCCTGCTCGATCCGATGTTCGCTCCCAAGCAAGTTGCACGCCTGGAGAGCCAGGTGCGCCAGCTGGCACGCGATCTGATCGACGACTTCGCGCCCGCCGGCAAAGCCGAACTGTACCGGGATTTCTGCACACCACTGCCCTGCATGACATTCCTGCGCCTTGTCGGTGCGCCGGTGGAGGACATGGACTTCTTCCTGGAATTCAAGGAAGGCGTCGTTCATCCCAAGGGCGAAACGACCGCGGAGATCGACGCCAATATGGCCGCGGCCGGCGGCAAACTCATGGAATACTTCGTCGGGTTTCTCGCCGAGAAGCGCAAGCACGCCGATGAGCATGACGACGTCATCGCCAATCTCATGAAGTCCGAGATCGACGGGCAGCCGCTGGCAGAGTTCGACCTTGTCAACATCCTGTTCCTGCTGATGTTCGCGGGGCTCGACACGGTCACCTCGTCGATGTCGTGCATCTTCGCGTGGCTGGGTCAGCATCCGCGCGAACGCAGACGACTCGCCGGGGACATGTCGCTGATCCCGGCGGCCGTGGAGGAACTATTGCGCTACGAGTCACCGGTTCCCTCCGGCATGCGCTACCCCGAAGAAGACATCGACCTCGGGGATGGCCTCGTGGTTCCCGCCGGTGTGGAAGTCAACGCATTCTGGGCAGCGGCCAACGTCGATCCCACGTTCTACGATGACCCGTTGACCGTGAAACTCGATCGCGGCCGCAAGGACCACATGGTGTTCGCCAGCGGCACCCACCGTTGCCTGGGCTCCCATCTGGCCCGGCTGGAATTGCGCCTTGCCGTCGAGGAACTGCTCAAGCGCATACCCGACTACGCCATCGACGAGGGGGCGCTGAGCTACGACAACTGCGCGGTGCGCGCCGTCGAGAACCTCTGGATCGCCTTCCCCGCCAGCAGCGCCCGCAGTAGTTAA
- a CDS encoding class I adenylate-forming enzyme family protein, with the protein MWSSTTGFDRFRGPAPGAPQEHGLAYLRAADSIDLREETVGAALARVSRDFGDHRALVWLTDSGMGSMTWAQLHVRARAAGAMMLDLNPRRGRVAIAAPNSVEWIVAMFGCAMARMPVVPISPTVTESEACHMLSQAHATLILAATRVGDCAVYPTMCEVARQLPWRPAVCEITGLNKSPKQPAADLVSADAAAEFLIQHTSGTTGLPKAAVLSHRAALGCAQVWGEAIGLQTGETWLNPLPLHHVGGSVSGVLSALSVAGTYVVIERFSAQTVLRALRIARPAAVGLVPTMIVDLLAMPGVSPEDFSSVRIVAGGASAVDPGLIEDMEHRLAVTCLVGYGQSEAPAMAASRPSDPTAIRTQTLGHCLPGRDYYLCDRDGKVVPTGSVGELCVRGPLTMSGYLRCDGSIDPAADDAGWLHTGDLCSMDDHGVLRFRGRVREVIIRGGENIYPAEVEQVLAAHPSVAEAAVFGVPDTRLGERVVAAVRPAAGRVDPRNLAAFASARLSRHKRPTEWIVTTTLPRTSSGKVQKHVLRKAYEDGAFRTERGE; encoded by the coding sequence ATGTGGTCTTCGACGACAGGATTTGACCGGTTCAGGGGGCCTGCGCCAGGAGCGCCGCAGGAACACGGCCTGGCGTACCTGCGGGCGGCCGACTCAATCGATCTGCGCGAAGAGACTGTTGGCGCGGCGCTGGCACGAGTAAGCCGCGACTTCGGGGACCACCGTGCGCTGGTGTGGCTCACCGATTCCGGTATGGGATCGATGACGTGGGCCCAGCTGCATGTCCGCGCCCGCGCGGCCGGCGCGATGATGCTCGATCTCAATCCGCGCCGGGGGCGGGTCGCAATTGCGGCACCCAACAGCGTGGAGTGGATCGTGGCGATGTTCGGTTGTGCGATGGCCAGAATGCCTGTGGTACCGATCAGCCCCACGGTGACGGAGAGCGAAGCCTGCCACATGCTGTCTCAGGCGCACGCGACGCTGATACTGGCAGCGACGCGCGTCGGCGATTGCGCGGTCTACCCGACGATGTGTGAGGTCGCCCGGCAGCTGCCATGGCGGCCCGCTGTCTGCGAGATCACCGGGCTGAACAAATCGCCGAAACAGCCTGCAGCAGATCTGGTTTCAGCCGATGCCGCCGCGGAGTTCCTGATCCAACACACCTCGGGCACGACCGGCTTGCCGAAGGCGGCGGTCTTGTCGCATCGCGCGGCTCTGGGTTGTGCGCAGGTGTGGGGCGAGGCGATCGGATTGCAGACGGGCGAAACATGGCTCAATCCGCTGCCACTGCACCATGTCGGCGGATCGGTCAGCGGCGTGCTCAGCGCGTTGTCGGTCGCCGGGACCTACGTCGTCATCGAGCGATTCAGCGCACAGACCGTGCTGCGCGCACTGCGCATCGCCCGGCCGGCGGCGGTGGGCCTGGTGCCCACCATGATCGTCGACTTGCTGGCGATGCCGGGCGTCTCACCGGAAGACTTTTCCTCGGTACGCATCGTCGCCGGCGGCGCGTCGGCAGTTGATCCCGGTCTGATCGAGGACATGGAACACCGCCTGGCAGTCACCTGCCTGGTCGGTTACGGGCAAAGCGAGGCACCGGCGATGGCCGCCAGCAGACCATCTGATCCCACCGCGATACGGACGCAAACCCTCGGGCATTGCCTGCCGGGGCGCGACTACTACCTGTGCGATCGCGACGGCAAAGTGGTGCCCACCGGCTCCGTCGGTGAACTGTGCGTCCGCGGTCCGTTGACCATGTCGGGCTACCTGCGATGCGATGGATCGATCGACCCGGCGGCCGATGACGCGGGCTGGCTGCATACCGGCGATCTGTGCTCGATGGACGACCACGGCGTGCTGAGGTTTCGGGGCAGGGTTCGTGAGGTCATTATTCGCGGCGGTGAAAACATCTACCCCGCAGAGGTGGAGCAGGTCTTGGCTGCGCACCCGTCGGTGGCCGAAGCCGCCGTATTCGGTGTGCCGGACACCCGGCTCGGGGAGCGGGTCGTTGCCGCCGTGCGACCCGCGGCCGGCCGGGTTGACCCGCGGAACCTTGCCGCCTTCGCATCGGCGCGGCTCAGTCGACACAAACGACCCACGGAGTGGATCGTGACGACAACGCTGCCGCGGACCAGCAGCGGCAAGGTGCAAAAGCATGTGCTGCGCAAGGCCTACGAAGACGGCGCGTTCCGCACCGAGCGCGGCGAATGA
- a CDS encoding putative toxin-antitoxin system toxin component, PIN family, with protein sequence MDPNVWISAVINPYGTPARVVQAIADNAITAVVTQHLLDELAAVLIRPKFRRWINVADAIAFVESLGDHADLRDDPGPPKIGVRDPNDDYLVALAEAADAVIVTGDDDLLRAGLEPPAITPAQLLERL encoded by the coding sequence ATCGACCCCAACGTATGGATCTCGGCTGTGATCAACCCGTATGGCACCCCCGCGCGGGTCGTGCAAGCCATAGCGGACAACGCGATCACCGCGGTGGTGACCCAGCACCTGCTCGACGAACTCGCAGCCGTCCTGATCCGACCGAAATTCCGACGCTGGATCAACGTCGCCGACGCGATCGCCTTCGTCGAAAGCCTCGGCGACCATGCCGACCTGCGCGACGACCCCGGACCACCCAAGATAGGAGTGCGGGACCCAAACGACGACTACCTGGTCGCCCTCGCCGAAGCAGCTGACGCGGTGATCGTCACCGGCGATGATGATCTGCTGCGGGCCGGACTCGAACCGCCAGCGATCACACCCGCTCAGCTCCTAGAACGCCTGTGA
- a CDS encoding type II toxin-antitoxin system VapB family antitoxin: protein MSRVRMNLEIEDTYVQMIMDRYGIRTKTEGVDLALRHLAGQPMTRDEALAMRGAKAIGDVPAETHTDI, encoded by the coding sequence ATGAGCCGGGTCCGTATGAACCTCGAGATCGAGGACACTTACGTCCAGATGATCATGGACCGCTACGGTATTCGGACCAAGACCGAGGGGGTCGACCTCGCGCTGCGCCACCTTGCGGGCCAACCCATGACGCGCGATGAGGCCTTGGCAATGCGAGGCGCCAAGGCCATCGGCGACGTTCCGGCGGAGACCCACACCGACATTTGA
- a CDS encoding AMP-binding protein — MPGDPVTVLEAFRRTAARHPDRPTLIYFDTVLRARDVDRASDALAAALADNGFVAGDRIALYLQNMPQYVLGLLAAWKLGGIAVPINPMLTPAEVAKLLDDATPTVLLALDELHTPALAEVLTASSVREVITTSALDWLAAAGHPGLPRSRLPTPPGAEELRRLIAGHDGRVPPPASPALDDFAVITYTSGTTGAPKGAMNTHRNIATGGRCYREWFDLSADEVVLGVAPLFHVTGLSGHIACALVCGAPLVLSYRFDTAAVIDMIRRHRATFTVGAITVFIALANAAASTPGDLATLRKIASGGSPVAAATVERFERRFGVYIHNVYGMTETTSPVLAVPLGKRAPTGAETEALSVGRPMPGTRIAVLDDTGAPLPAGQIGEIAVAGPQVVPGYWRSPEETAAAFRGGWLRTGDVGYADDDGWYYLVDRKKDMIVASGYKVWPREVEDVLYTHEAVLEAAVIGVPHPYRGETVKAYVSLRQGHSVSPDELIGHCRAQLAAYKYPREVEIVDAIPKTATGKILRRNFRDDLSRAPRRRGHA; from the coding sequence ATGCCCGGCGATCCGGTCACGGTCCTGGAGGCGTTCCGGCGCACCGCGGCGAGGCACCCCGACCGGCCGACGCTGATCTACTTCGACACCGTGTTGCGCGCACGCGATGTCGACCGCGCCAGTGACGCGCTGGCAGCCGCCCTGGCGGACAACGGATTTGTCGCCGGCGACCGCATCGCGCTGTATTTGCAAAACATGCCGCAGTACGTCCTCGGGCTGCTTGCGGCCTGGAAGCTGGGCGGCATCGCCGTCCCGATCAACCCGATGCTCACCCCGGCCGAAGTCGCTAAGCTGCTCGATGACGCCACGCCCACCGTCTTGCTCGCACTTGACGAGCTGCACACGCCGGCGCTGGCCGAGGTGCTGACGGCCAGCTCGGTGCGGGAGGTGATCACCACCAGCGCACTGGATTGGCTTGCCGCAGCGGGTCATCCGGGGTTGCCCCGATCACGACTGCCGACACCGCCGGGAGCCGAGGAGCTCCGCCGGCTCATCGCCGGACACGACGGCCGGGTGCCGCCACCCGCATCGCCTGCGCTCGACGACTTCGCCGTGATCACCTACACGTCAGGCACGACCGGGGCGCCCAAGGGCGCGATGAACACCCACCGCAACATCGCCACCGGAGGGCGCTGCTACCGCGAGTGGTTCGACCTGAGCGCCGACGAAGTGGTACTCGGCGTGGCGCCGCTGTTTCACGTCACCGGGCTGAGCGGCCACATCGCGTGTGCATTGGTGTGCGGCGCGCCGCTGGTGTTGTCGTACCGCTTCGACACCGCCGCGGTGATCGACATGATCCGCCGGCACCGAGCGACTTTCACCGTCGGCGCGATCACGGTGTTCATCGCGCTGGCCAACGCTGCGGCGTCCACGCCAGGAGATTTGGCGACGCTGAGGAAAATCGCTTCGGGCGGGTCACCGGTCGCGGCAGCGACCGTCGAACGCTTCGAGCGGCGATTCGGCGTCTACATCCACAACGTTTACGGAATGACCGAAACCACCTCGCCGGTGTTGGCGGTCCCGTTGGGTAAGCGGGCCCCGACTGGCGCCGAAACCGAAGCCCTGTCCGTCGGGCGGCCGATGCCGGGCACCCGGATCGCGGTGCTCGACGACACCGGTGCGCCGTTGCCCGCCGGGCAGATCGGTGAAATCGCGGTCGCCGGCCCGCAGGTCGTTCCCGGATACTGGCGCAGCCCTGAGGAGACCGCGGCCGCGTTCCGCGGCGGCTGGCTGCGGACCGGCGACGTGGGCTACGCCGACGACGACGGCTGGTACTACCTGGTCGACAGGAAGAAAGACATGATCGTGGCCAGCGGCTACAAGGTATGGCCACGCGAGGTCGAAGACGTGCTCTACACCCACGAGGCCGTGCTCGAAGCCGCGGTCATCGGCGTGCCGCACCCGTACCGGGGCGAAACCGTCAAGGCGTATGTGTCGTTGCGCCAAGGCCATTCGGTGTCACCGGACGAGCTGATCGGGCACTGCCGTGCCCAGCTGGCCGCCTACAAGTACCCGCGCGAAGTGGAAATCGTTGACGCGATCCCGAAGACCGCGACCGGCAAGATCCTGCGGCGAAACTTCCGCGACGACCTGTCGCGGGCGCCGCGGCGCCGCGGTCACGCGTGA